The following proteins are co-located in the Thermodesulfobacteriota bacterium genome:
- a CDS encoding ferritin family protein — protein sequence MDPAHFSAQEILEMAVDIEENGEKFYTAASDAATNPSLKELFTFLAEEEKRHVKFFTSLKKDASDAALPGAFDPYPEEASLYLKALADSKVFTAPEEGGGFAKAAENETTALSYAIDMEKESLLFYFELQNAIREKDRKTLGEIINEEKEHLKKLTGMKMELSG from the coding sequence ATGGACCCGGCACACTTTTCGGCTCAAGAGATTCTCGAAATGGCGGTGGATATCGAGGAGAACGGTGAAAAGTTCTATACCGCCGCCTCGGACGCCGCGACTAACCCCAGCCTTAAGGAGCTCTTCACCTTTCTCGCCGAAGAGGAGAAGCGGCACGTAAAGTTCTTCACGTCGCTCAAGAAAGACGCCTCGGACGCCGCCCTCCCCGGCGCATTCGACCCCTACCCGGAGGAGGCCTCGCTCTACCTGAAGGCCCTTGCCGACTCGAAGGTCTTTACCGCGCCGGAGGAAGGCGGCGGCTTCGCAAAGGCCGCCGAAAACGAAACCACGGCGCTCAGCTACGCCATAGACATGGAGAAGGAATCGCTCCTATTCTACTTCGAACTCCAGAACGCCATACGCGAGAAGGACAGGAAGACCCTGGGGGAGATTATAAACGAGGAGAAGGAGCACCTGAAGAAGCTCACCGGGATGAAGATGGAGCTCTCCGGATGA